The genomic DNA ATTTGCATTTGAATATAGAGTAACATCTTTTCCTGATATTTCATTGTCACATAATATTATTAAGCGCTCAATTACGTTTGCAAATTCTCTTATGTTACCGGTCCAATTGGTTTTCTGTAATGCAGTTATCGCATCTTTAGTATAGGCTTTTGGAGCTATACCTTGGTTCTTGGATATCATCTCATTGAAGTGCTCGAGAAGAAGCGGAATGTCTTCAGAGCGGTCATTAAGAGAAGGGTTTTTAATTAGAATAACACTTAGTCTGTGAAATAAATCTTCCCTAAAGTTACCGTTAGCTATTTCTTTCTTTAAGTCTTTGTTCGTTGCAGCAATTACTCTAACATCTACTTTGATTTCCTTGTCTCCACCAACTCGAGTGATTTTATTTTCCTGTAGAGCTCTTAACACTTTAGCTTGTGCAGAAAGACTCATGTCTCCAATCTCATCCAAGAATAATGTTCCTTTATTGGCTTGTTCAAATTTTCCCTGTCTTTGTTTAATTGCAGATGTGAAGGCCCCTTTTTCATGCCCAAATAGTTCGCTCTCAATAAGTTCGGAAGGAATAGCTGCGCAGTTAACTTCAATAAATGCCTCCTTCGATCGTCCACTTTGCTTGAATAATTGACGAGCTACCAATTCCTTTCCAGTTCCGTTTTCACCTGTAATCAAAACACGAGCATCGGTAGGGGCCA from Flavobacteriales bacterium includes the following:
- a CDS encoding sigma-54-dependent Fis family transcriptional regulator, which encodes APTDARVLITGENGTGKELVARQLFKQSGRSKEAFIEVNCAAIPSELIESELFGHEKGAFTSAIKQRQGKFEQANKGTLFLDEIGDMSLSAQAKVLRALQENKITRVGGDKEIKVDVRVIAATNKDLKKEIANGNFREDLFHRLSVILIKNPSLNDRSEDIPLLLEHFNEMISKNQGIAPKAYTKDAITALQKTNWTGNIREFANVIERLIILCDNEISGKDVTLYSNANA